One genomic window of Comamonas serinivorans includes the following:
- a CDS encoding terminase large subunit, translating to MTLEWTTSCPDWEKRIVQRQSLVPEPLYPEVADSAWAICSEFRLTDVAGEPLLGEASLPWLRDFVRVVFGAEEPETGRRHINEFLLMVSKKNAKSTIAAAIMLCALLMNWRKSAELLILSPTKEIADNSYKPIRDFIKADEELSALLKVQDYFRTITHLETGATLKVVAADSDTVSGKKASFVFVDELHEFGKQAKASNMLLEATGGLTSRPEGFVIYATTQSAEPPAGVFKAKLSYARRVRDGEIKDRKFLPLIYEFPRSMLDKGEHLVLENAYITNPNWGASVDAERITQLYSQAKEDGEQAFKEFLAKHLNVEIGLNLRSDRWTGADFWERNGDKRITLDFILRECEVVTVGIDGGGLDDLLGLAVEGRHRGTNNRFALWNRAWVHPIGVERRKSEESKYLDFQRAGDLVIVERPGQDLEELSGLIKRVYDEGLLARIGLDPERTHKVVYTALIEAGIPEELIIGISQGWKLTGAMAVAERALESGDLKHAGSPMMAWSVGNAKVVPSGNAQLITKQASGTGKIDPVMATLNAVTLMALNPEAKTNDAFMAAIRDPIVV from the coding sequence TTGACGCTGGAATGGACGACAAGTTGCCCCGATTGGGAAAAGCGCATCGTCCAACGCCAGAGCCTCGTCCCTGAACCGCTGTATCCAGAGGTGGCAGATTCAGCCTGGGCGATCTGCAGTGAATTCCGGCTGACGGATGTTGCAGGCGAACCGCTGCTGGGTGAGGCCTCTCTGCCCTGGCTGCGTGACTTCGTGCGCGTCGTGTTCGGCGCTGAAGAGCCTGAAACGGGCCGGCGCCACATCAATGAATTCCTGCTCATGGTGAGCAAGAAGAACGCAAAGAGCACGATTGCAGCCGCGATCATGCTGTGTGCGCTACTTATGAACTGGCGCAAGTCGGCGGAACTGCTGATCCTGTCGCCGACAAAGGAAATCGCAGACAACAGCTACAAGCCGATCCGGGACTTCATCAAAGCTGACGAAGAGCTGTCCGCATTGCTCAAGGTTCAGGACTACTTCCGCACGATCACCCATCTGGAGACTGGTGCAACCCTGAAGGTCGTAGCCGCCGACAGTGACACTGTGAGTGGCAAAAAGGCCAGCTTTGTGTTCGTTGACGAGCTTCACGAGTTCGGCAAGCAGGCCAAGGCCAGCAACATGCTGTTGGAGGCTACGGGCGGCCTCACCTCGCGGCCAGAAGGCTTTGTGATCTACGCCACTACGCAATCGGCTGAGCCACCTGCGGGCGTTTTCAAAGCCAAACTGAGCTATGCGCGTCGAGTACGTGATGGCGAGATCAAGGACCGCAAGTTCCTGCCGCTGATCTACGAGTTTCCGCGCTCCATGCTGGACAAAGGGGAGCATCTGGTCCTCGAGAACGCTTACATCACCAATCCCAATTGGGGCGCGTCGGTAGATGCTGAGCGTATCACGCAGCTTTACAGCCAGGCGAAAGAGGACGGTGAGCAGGCATTCAAAGAATTCTTGGCCAAGCATCTCAATGTGGAGATCGGTCTAAACCTCCGCTCCGACCGCTGGACCGGCGCTGACTTTTGGGAGCGCAACGGAGACAAGCGCATAACGCTTGACTTCATCTTGCGCGAATGCGAGGTGGTCACGGTTGGAATTGATGGTGGTGGGCTGGATGACCTGTTGGGGCTCGCTGTCGAGGGCCGTCACCGTGGGACGAACAACCGGTTCGCCCTATGGAACAGAGCATGGGTTCACCCGATTGGCGTTGAAAGACGGAAATCGGAGGAATCCAAGTACTTGGATTTTCAGCGGGCTGGTGACCTGGTGATCGTTGAACGACCAGGGCAAGACCTCGAGGAGTTGTCTGGGTTGATCAAGCGTGTGTACGACGAGGGTCTGCTCGCCAGGATTGGCCTGGACCCGGAGCGCACCCACAAGGTTGTTTACACGGCACTCATTGAGGCAGGCATCCCTGAAGAACTGATCATCGGCATCTCACAGGGATGGAAGCTGACCGGGGCGATGGCCGTTGCTGAGCGCGCCCTTGAATCCGGCGACTTGAAGCATGCCGGTTCACCCATGATGGCCTGGAGTGTAGGTAACGCCAAGGTGGTGCCCTCCGGCAACGCTCAGCTCATCACAAAGCAAGCCAGCGGCACCGGAAAGATTGACCCAGTGATGGCGACATTGAACGCTGTGACCCTCATGGCGCTGAACCCTGAAGCGAAGACCAACGACGCCTTCATGGCCGCGATACGAGACCCGATTGTTGTTTGA